A portion of the Roseovarius sp. SCSIO 43702 genome contains these proteins:
- the glyA gene encoding serine hydroxymethyltransferase, protein MTLQRRDWVPQDSEALVQSIATRTAGQDSDTILARLDTLVAENRRIHERECFNLNPATNVMNPRAEAMLAAGLGSRPSLGYPGDKYEMGLEAIEEIEVITAELCAEVFDARFAEIRVPSGAIGNLYAFMATCKPGDTIIAPPAAIGGHVTHHDAGCAGLYGLNIIPAPVAADGYTVDVDALRDLAHRHTPALITIGGSLNLTEHPVADIRGIADEVGARVLFDAAHQCGIIAGKAWRNPLTEGAHMMTMSTYKSLGGPPGGLVVTNDADMARALDAIAFPGMTANFDAAKSAALAVTMCDWRDFGADYARAMIELSQALARALADRDMPVFTSSHGPTRSHQFALEAARFGGGQAASKTLRRAGFLACGIGLPIEPVEGDMNGLRIGTPELVRWGVTPAHADDLADLIAQALAGNDPEALAPRVADLRRGFDRLHYIHG, encoded by the coding sequence ATGACCCTCCAACGCCGCGATTGGGTGCCCCAAGACAGCGAGGCCCTCGTTCAATCCATCGCCACCCGCACCGCCGGGCAGGATAGCGACACGATCCTCGCGCGGCTCGACACGCTCGTCGCCGAGAATCGCCGCATCCACGAGCGCGAGTGCTTCAACCTCAATCCCGCGACCAACGTGATGAACCCCCGCGCCGAGGCGATGCTCGCCGCCGGTCTCGGCTCGCGCCCCTCGCTCGGCTATCCCGGCGACAAGTACGAGATGGGGCTCGAGGCCATCGAGGAGATCGAGGTCATCACCGCCGAGCTTTGCGCCGAGGTGTTCGATGCCCGCTTCGCGGAGATCCGCGTCCCCTCGGGCGCCATTGGCAACCTCTACGCCTTCATGGCCACCTGCAAGCCCGGCGACACGATCATCGCGCCACCCGCCGCCATCGGCGGGCACGTCACCCATCACGATGCCGGCTGTGCCGGGCTCTACGGGCTCAACATCATCCCCGCGCCCGTAGCCGCCGATGGCTATACCGTCGACGTGGATGCCCTGCGTGACCTCGCGCACAGGCACACCCCCGCGCTCATCACCATCGGCGGAAGCCTCAACCTCACCGAACATCCCGTGGCCGACATCCGCGGCATCGCCGACGAGGTGGGCGCGCGCGTGCTCTTCGACGCGGCGCATCAATGCGGCATCATCGCGGGCAAGGCATGGCGCAACCCGCTGACCGAAGGCGCGCACATGATGACCATGTCCACCTACAAGAGCTTGGGCGGCCCGCCGGGCGGGCTTGTCGTGACGAACGATGCCGACATGGCCCGCGCCCTCGACGCCATCGCCTTTCCCGGCATGACGGCCAATTTCGACGCGGCCAAGTCGGCGGCGCTCGCCGTCACCATGTGCGACTGGCGCGATTTCGGCGCGGATTACGCCCGCGCGATGATCGAGCTCTCGCAGGCGCTGGCCCGTGCGCTTGCGGACCGCGACATGCCGGTCTTCACCAGCTCGCACGGTCCCACCCGCTCGCACCAGTTCGCGCTCGAGGCCGCGCGCTTCGGCGGCGGTCAGGCGGCGTCGAAGACGCTGCGCCGCGCGGGCTTCCTCGCCTGCGGCATCGGTCTGCCCATCGAGCCGGTCGAGGGCGACATGAACGGGCTGCGCATCGGCACGCCCGAGCTTGTCCGCTGGGGCGTTACCCCGGCCCATGCCGACGACCTGGCCGACCTCATCGCCCAGGCGCTTGCCGGAAACGACCCCGAGGCCCTCGCTCCGCGGGTGGCGGACCTGCGGAGGGGCTTCGACAGGCTGCACTACATTCACGGGTGA
- a CDS encoding LysR family transcriptional regulator, whose amino-acid sequence MSVSPPRPKGPPLNALRAFEAAARLGGFAAAAEELNVTPGAISQHIKAIEDWAGTPLFERRAQGVRLTRSGAALAPDFTAGFDRIGAAVRALRALRPDPVIQIAALPSVAQLWLGPRLPALRAALPDLRISVTALEQPPNLRRDMFDLSLFIRAPRDGSGLHVLAHDALVPVAAPDVARDIHAPSDLAGAVRLHDATWCGDWERWAAGADVTLEDAERGPRYSLYAMAVDEAVAGAGILMGHRVLLGSALAEGRLVAVSERDVPTGAALVLEWAEPTDDAKRVIEVMKKSR is encoded by the coding sequence ATGTCCGTCTCACCCCCACGTCCCAAGGGCCCTCCGCTCAACGCGCTGCGCGCGTTCGAGGCGGCGGCGCGGCTTGGCGGTTTTGCCGCGGCGGCGGAGGAGTTGAACGTGACGCCCGGCGCCATCTCGCAGCACATCAAGGCGATCGAGGATTGGGCCGGGACGCCCCTTTTCGAGCGGCGCGCGCAGGGTGTGCGCCTGACCCGGTCCGGCGCGGCGCTTGCCCCGGACTTCACCGCCGGGTTCGACCGGATCGGTGCGGCGGTGCGGGCTCTGCGCGCGCTGCGGCCGGACCCGGTGATCCAGATCGCCGCGCTGCCGAGTGTCGCGCAGCTTTGGCTCGGGCCGCGCCTGCCGGCCCTGCGCGCGGCCCTGCCGGATCTGCGCATTTCGGTCACGGCGCTGGAACAGCCGCCGAACCTGCGACGGGACATGTTCGACCTGTCGCTGTTCATCCGCGCGCCGCGGGACGGCTCGGGCCTGCATGTCCTGGCCCATGACGCCCTTGTGCCGGTGGCCGCGCCCGACGTGGCGCGGGATATTCATGCACCGTCGGACCTTGCCGGTGCCGTGCGGCTTCACGATGCGACGTGGTGCGGGGACTGGGAGCGGTGGGCGGCGGGTGCCGATGTGACGCTTGAGGACGCGGAGCGCGGCCCACGCTATTCGCTCTACGCGATGGCCGTCGACGAGGCGGTCGCGGGCGCGGGCATCCTCATGGGGCACCGGGTGCTGCTCGGCTCTGCGCTTGCCGAGGGGCGCCTTGTTGCGGTCAGCGAGCGGGACGTGCCGACCGGGGCCGCGCTTGTCCTCGAATGGGCGGAGCCGACAGACGACGCAAAGCGGGTGATCGAGGTCATGAAGAAAAGCCGGTGA
- a CDS encoding D-amino-acid transaminase: MRTVYVNGDYIPENEAKISVFDRGFLMADGVYEVTSVLGGKLVDFEGHAKRLERSLNELDMPKPPEFDDLLEIHRELVRANGIDEGLVYLQVTRGSDGDRDFVFPSAETRPTVVMFTQAKPGLAENPAAKKGIKVISIDDIRWGRRDIKTVQLLYPSMGKMMAKAKGADDAWMVEDGEVTEGTSNNAYIVKDGRIITRALSNDILHGITRAAVLRFAREAQMEVVERNFTIDEAQKADEAFVTSASTFVMPVVEIDGATLGDGTPGPVARRLREIYVDEARKAAV; this comes from the coding sequence ATGCGCACAGTCTATGTGAACGGCGATTACATACCGGAAAACGAGGCGAAGATCTCGGTCTTCGACCGGGGTTTCCTGATGGCGGACGGGGTCTACGAGGTGACGAGCGTGCTGGGCGGCAAGCTCGTGGATTTCGAGGGGCACGCAAAGCGGCTGGAGCGGTCGCTGAACGAGCTCGACATGCCGAAGCCCCCCGAGTTCGACGATCTGCTGGAGATCCACCGCGAGCTTGTCCGCGCGAACGGGATCGACGAGGGGCTCGTCTATCTCCAGGTGACGCGGGGCAGCGACGGCGACCGCGACTTCGTGTTTCCCAGCGCCGAGACGCGGCCCACGGTGGTGATGTTCACCCAGGCGAAGCCCGGCCTGGCCGAGAACCCGGCGGCGAAAAAAGGCATCAAGGTCATCAGCATAGACGATATCCGCTGGGGCCGGCGCGACATCAAGACGGTGCAGCTTCTCTATCCGTCGATGGGCAAGATGATGGCGAAGGCCAAGGGTGCCGACGATGCGTGGATGGTCGAGGACGGGGAAGTGACCGAGGGCACGTCGAACAACGCCTATATCGTGAAGGACGGCAGGATCATCACCCGCGCGCTCAGCAACGACATCCTGCACGGGATCACCCGTGCGGCGGTTCTTCGGTTCGCGCGCGAGGCGCAGATGGAGGTGGTCGAGCGCAATTTCACCATCGACGAGGCCCAGAAGGCGGACGAGGCGTTCGTTACCTCGGCCAGCACCTTCGTCATGCCTGTGGTGGAGATCGACGGGGCCACCCTGGGCGACGGGACGCCCGGCCCGGTGGCGCGGCGCCTGCGCGAGATCTATGTCGACGAGGCGCGCAAGGCGGCGGTCTGA
- the dgcA gene encoding N-acetyl-D-Glu racemase DgcA translates to MEISITRDTFKLAQVFTISRGSRTEAEVLTVTLRDGAHEGRGECVPYARYDETLDSVEAQIAALSGEFNRKTLYDLLPAGAARNAVDCALWDLEAKRAGKRAWDLAGLPEPGPEITAYTLSLDAPEKMRAQAAKNAHRPLLKIKLGTPDDMPRLEAVREGAPDARIIVDANEGWSAEVYADLAPHLVRLGVALVEQPLPAGDDEALRGVERPVPVCADESCHDRGSLADLKGKYDVVNIKLDKTGGLTEALELKKAAREQGYEVMVGCMVGSSLAMAPGVLVAQGAMVTDLDGPLLLAEDRDTPLLFDEAGVHPPAPELWG, encoded by the coding sequence ATGGAGATTTCCATCACGCGCGACACCTTCAAGCTCGCGCAGGTCTTCACGATCTCGCGCGGATCGCGGACCGAGGCGGAGGTTCTGACCGTGACCCTGCGCGACGGGGCGCACGAGGGACGCGGGGAATGTGTGCCCTACGCGCGCTACGACGAGACGCTAGACAGTGTCGAGGCGCAGATCGCGGCGCTTTCTGGGGAGTTTAACCGCAAGACCCTTTATGATCTGTTACCGGCCGGTGCCGCGCGAAACGCGGTCGATTGCGCGCTTTGGGATCTTGAGGCCAAGAGGGCGGGAAAGCGGGCCTGGGACCTTGCCGGGTTGCCCGAGCCGGGGCCGGAGATCACGGCCTACACGCTCTCGCTCGACGCGCCCGAGAAGATGCGTGCGCAGGCGGCGAAGAACGCGCATCGCCCGCTTCTCAAGATCAAGCTCGGGACGCCGGACGATATGCCACGCCTCGAGGCCGTGCGCGAGGGCGCACCCGACGCGCGGATCATCGTCGATGCGAACGAGGGCTGGAGCGCGGAGGTCTATGCCGATCTCGCGCCGCATCTGGTGCGGCTGGGGGTGGCGCTTGTCGAGCAGCCCCTGCCCGCCGGCGACGACGAGGCGCTGCGTGGCGTGGAGCGGCCGGTGCCGGTCTGCGCCGATGAAAGCTGTCATGACCGCGGAAGCCTGGCGGACCTCAAGGGCAAGTATGACGTGGTCAACATCAAGCTCGACAAGACGGGCGGGCTGACCGAGGCGCTGGAGCTGAAGAAGGCGGCGCGGGAGCAGGGCTACGAGGTGATGGTCGGCTGCATGGTGGGCTCGAGCCTTGCCATGGCGCCCGGCGTGCTGGTGGCGCAGGGTGCGATGGTGACCGATCTCGACGGCCCGCTCCTCCTGGCCGAGGATCGCGACACGCCGCTTCTATTCGACGAGGCGGGGGTGCATCCGCCCGCGCCGGAACTCTGGGGATAA
- a CDS encoding valine--tRNA ligase: MAMDKTFDAAAAEARIFKAWEEAGAFKAGANARPGADSFSIMIPPPNVTGVLHMGHAFNNTLQDILIRWKRMQGYDTLWQPGTDHAGIATQMVVERELAKEGKKRTDFTREEFLAKVWEWKENSGGQIISQLKRLGASCDYSRTAFTMAGAAGDTRKGHENSPNFHDAVIRVFVDMYEKGLIYRGKRLVNWDPHFETAISDLEVENLEVAGHMWHFKYPLANGATYEYLEKDEDGNVLFREERDYISIATTRPETMLGDGAVAVHPSDARYAPIVGQLCEIPVGPKEHRRLIPIITDDYPDPDFGSGAVKITGAHDFNDYQVAKRGGIPMYRLMDTKGRMRDDGAPYAEAARIALAVARGERELTEAEADTVNLVPDDLRGLDRFEARERVVEQITGEGLAVMVPATDPRLGKTGKGEAPGQARGAKSQPAPAAEPGPRSTAETPPLAPEEGGEMRTEADQLVPLVESKPIMQPFGDRSKVVIEPMLTDQWFVDAEKVVGPALDAVRNGDVRIMPESGEKTYYHWLENIEPWCISRQLWWGHQIPVWYFPGEDDWYAVCAATEEEAVEQARMRSVDGTEFRVVADQQEAVDILSEQLKLLDVRDEGAIRSFDGPMQLPIYRDPDVLDTWFSSGLWPIGTLGWPEDTEEMRRYFPTSTLVTGQDILFFWVARMMMMQLAVVNQVPFDTVYLHGLVRDAKGKKMSKSTGNVIDPLEIIDEYGADALRFTNAAMASLGGVLKLDMQRIAGYRNFGTKLWNAARFAEMNGATGSDGAVPQPQATVNRWIIGEVARVRETVDAALETYRFNDAAQALYAFVWGKVCDWYVEFSKPLLLDGDDATRAETQATMAWVMDQCLILLHPIMPFITEELWGTLGTRETMLVHADWPTYGGDLIDAEADRELNWVIALIEATRSARAQMNVPAGARVPMLATALDDAARLAWERNETMIKRLARIDSLEEVSEFPKGTVAIAVGGATLGLPLADIIDVDAEKARLEKTLGKLEKELRGLRGRLDNPKFVASAPDEVVEEARDNLRAREEEEAKLRDALARLAEVG; the protein is encoded by the coding sequence ATGGCGATGGACAAGACTTTCGATGCGGCCGCGGCCGAAGCCCGCATTTTCAAGGCGTGGGAGGAGGCCGGGGCCTTCAAGGCCGGTGCCAACGCACGGCCCGGGGCCGACAGCTTCAGCATCATGATCCCGCCGCCCAACGTGACGGGCGTCCTGCACATGGGCCATGCCTTCAACAACACGCTCCAGGACATCCTGATCCGGTGGAAGCGGATGCAGGGCTACGACACGCTCTGGCAACCGGGCACCGACCACGCGGGTATCGCCACGCAGATGGTCGTGGAGCGCGAGCTCGCGAAGGAAGGCAAGAAGCGCACCGATTTCACCCGCGAGGAATTTCTCGCGAAGGTCTGGGAGTGGAAGGAGAATTCCGGCGGCCAGATCATCAGCCAGCTCAAACGCCTTGGCGCGTCCTGCGACTATTCCCGCACCGCCTTCACCATGGCGGGTGCGGCGGGCGACACGCGCAAGGGGCACGAGAACAGCCCGAATTTCCACGACGCGGTCATCAGGGTCTTCGTCGACATGTACGAGAAGGGGCTCATCTATCGCGGCAAGCGGCTGGTGAACTGGGATCCGCATTTCGAGACGGCGATTTCCGATCTCGAGGTCGAGAATCTCGAGGTCGCCGGCCACATGTGGCACTTCAAGTATCCCCTCGCCAATGGCGCGACCTACGAGTACCTCGAGAAGGACGAGGACGGGAACGTCCTGTTCCGCGAGGAGCGCGACTACATCTCCATCGCCACGACACGACCCGAGACGATGCTGGGCGACGGCGCCGTCGCCGTGCACCCGTCCGACGCGCGCTACGCGCCCATCGTGGGCCAGCTCTGCGAGATTCCCGTGGGACCGAAGGAGCATCGCCGCCTCATCCCGATCATCACCGACGACTACCCCGATCCCGATTTCGGGTCGGGCGCCGTCAAGATCACCGGCGCGCATGATTTCAACGACTACCAGGTCGCCAAACGCGGCGGCATCCCGATGTATCGGCTGATGGACACGAAAGGCCGGATGCGGGACGACGGCGCGCCCTATGCCGAGGCGGCCCGGATCGCGCTGGCCGTGGCGCGGGGCGAGCGGGAACTGACCGAGGCCGAGGCCGACACGGTGAACCTCGTCCCCGACGACCTGCGCGGCCTCGACCGGTTCGAGGCGCGCGAGCGCGTGGTCGAGCAGATCACGGGCGAGGGGCTGGCCGTGATGGTGCCGGCGACCGATCCGCGTCTGGGCAAGACGGGCAAGGGCGAGGCCCCGGGTCAGGCCCGGGGCGCCAAGAGCCAGCCCGCCCCGGCCGCCGAGCCGGGGCCTCGCTCCACCGCCGAAACCCCACCGCTCGCCCCCGAGGAGGGCGGCGAGATGCGCACCGAGGCGGATCAGCTTGTCCCGCTTGTCGAATCCAAGCCCATCATGCAGCCCTTCGGCGACCGCTCCAAGGTGGTGATCGAGCCGATGCTGACCGACCAGTGGTTCGTCGATGCCGAGAAGGTCGTGGGCCCCGCGCTCGATGCCGTGCGCAACGGTGACGTGCGAATCATGCCCGAGAGCGGCGAGAAGACCTATTACCACTGGCTCGAGAACATCGAGCCCTGGTGCATCTCGCGGCAGCTCTGGTGGGGGCACCAGATCCCGGTTTGGTATTTCCCCGGCGAGGATGACTGGTATGCCGTCTGCGCCGCGACCGAAGAGGAAGCGGTTGAACAGGCGCGGATGCGCAGTGTCGACGGGACCGAGTTTCGTGTCGTCGCCGATCAGCAGGAAGCGGTCGACATCCTTTCGGAACAGTTGAAATTGCTCGACGTCCGCGACGAGGGCGCGATCCGCAGCTTCGACGGGCCGATGCAGTTGCCGATCTACCGCGACCCCGACGTCCTCGATACCTGGTTCTCCTCCGGCCTCTGGCCCATCGGCACGCTGGGCTGGCCCGAGGACACCGAGGAGATGCGCCGCTATTTCCCGACCTCCACCCTTGTCACCGGGCAGGATATCCTCTTCTTCTGGGTCGCGCGCATGATGATGATGCAGCTTGCCGTGGTGAATCAGGTGCCCTTCGACACGGTCTATCTCCATGGCCTCGTGCGCGACGCCAAGGGCAAGAAGATGTCGAAATCGACCGGCAACGTCATCGACCCGCTCGAGATCATTGACGAATACGGCGCCGACGCGTTGCGTTTCACCAATGCCGCGATGGCTTCGCTCGGGGGTGTGCTCAAGCTCGACATGCAACGCATCGCGGGCTATCGCAATTTCGGCACCAAGCTCTGGAACGCCGCGCGTTTCGCCGAGATGAACGGCGCCACCGGCAGTGACGGCGCGGTGCCGCAGCCACAGGCCACCGTCAACCGCTGGATCATCGGCGAGGTGGCGCGCGTGCGCGAGACCGTCGATGCCGCGCTCGAAACCTACCGCTTCAACGACGCCGCGCAGGCACTATACGCCTTCGTATGGGGCAAGGTCTGCGACTGGTATGTGGAGTTCTCCAAGCCGCTCCTGCTGGACGGTGACGACGCAACCCGCGCCGAGACGCAGGCGACGATGGCCTGGGTGATGGATCAGTGCCTCATCCTCCTGCATCCCATCATGCCCTTCATCACCGAAGAGCTCTGGGGCACGCTGGGCACGCGCGAGACGATGCTCGTCCATGCCGACTGGCCCACCTATGGCGGCGACCTGATCGACGCCGAAGCCGACCGGGAGCTGAACTGGGTCATCGCCCTGATCGAGGCCACCCGCTCGGCCCGCGCGCAGATGAACGTGCCCGCCGGCGCGCGCGTTCCGATGCTCGCCACCGCGCTGGACGACGCGGCCCGCCTCGCGTGGGAGCGCAACGAGACGATGATCAAGCGCCTCGCCCGCATCGACAGCCTCGAGGAGGTGTCCGAGTTCCCCAAGGGCACCGTGGCGATCGCCGTCGGCGGCGCCACCCTTGGCCTGCCGCTGGCCGACATCATCGACGTGGATGCCGAGAAGGCCCGCCTCGAGAAGACGCTCGGCAAGCTCGAGAAGGAGTTGCGCGGATTGCGCGGGCGGCTCGACAACCCGAAATTCGTGGCCTCCGCCCCGGACGAGGTGGTCGAGGAAGCCCGCGACAACCTGCGCGCCCGCGAAGAGGAAGAGGCGAAGCTGCGAGACGCCCTCGCGCGGCTGGCCGAGGTCGGCTAG
- a CDS encoding glucokinase, whose translation MAETWLLADIGGTTTRLCLADPEGLRHDTLETRANDTAPDAMTLLARYLAARDTGVDAIAAGVAGPVRDGAAQLTNRDWHVDAKALAMSTGAVRVRLLNDLQVQGLALDDLPRSAITHLSGPAPAGDPDGPRLVLGLGTGCNIAVVHRMTGGLFVPPAEAGHSRLPHIPALAHLLTSGPAHVPVEHVLSGPGLARLHLALGAGTADTPAILAAAAARHPEALRTLEMFGLVLGHVAGDFALIHMATGGVLLIGGLARAIAPFLADTPFRETFGQKGPYAPIMRDIPVSLVTEDGAGLLGCHRALRQAPI comes from the coding sequence ATGGCTGAGACCTGGCTACTGGCCGATATCGGCGGCACGACCACGCGGCTCTGCCTCGCCGATCCCGAAGGGCTCCGCCACGACACGCTCGAGACGCGCGCCAACGACACGGCACCGGATGCCATGACGCTCCTCGCGCGTTACCTCGCGGCGCGCGACACGGGCGTCGACGCCATCGCGGCGGGCGTGGCGGGGCCTGTCCGCGACGGCGCGGCGCAACTGACCAACCGGGACTGGCATGTCGACGCGAAGGCGTTGGCGATGTCCACCGGCGCCGTGCGGGTCCGGCTGCTGAACGACCTTCAGGTGCAGGGGCTTGCGCTCGACGATCTCCCGCGCAGCGCGATCACGCATCTCTCCGGTCCGGCGCCCGCGGGCGACCCCGACGGCCCCCGCCTCGTGCTGGGCTTGGGCACGGGTTGCAACATCGCCGTGGTTCACCGCATGACGGGCGGGCTCTTCGTGCCCCCGGCCGAGGCCGGGCACAGCCGGCTGCCACATATCCCGGCGCTTGCCCACCTGCTGACCTCCGGCCCCGCGCATGTGCCGGTCGAGCACGTCCTGTCGGGCCCCGGCCTCGCGCGGCTGCACCTGGCGCTGGGGGCGGGCACGGCCGACACGCCCGCGATCCTTGCGGCGGCGGCGGCGCGACACCCCGAGGCGCTTCGCACGCTCGAGATGTTCGGCCTGGTCCTTGGGCACGTGGCCGGGGATTTCGCGCTCATCCACATGGCGACCGGCGGCGTTCTCCTGATCGGCGGCCTTGCCCGCGCGATCGCGCCCTTCCTCGCCGACACACCCTTCCGCGAGACCTTCGGGCAAAAAGGCCCTTACGCGCCGATCATGCGCGACATCCCCGTCTCGCTCGTGACCGAGGACGGCGCGGGCCTGCTCGGGTGTCACCGCGCGCTGCGCCAGGCCCCGATCTGA
- a CDS encoding flavin reductase family protein produces the protein MRYRPGHDTCPLPFSPFKSCTVPRPIGWLSTVSRDGVHNLAPYSQWQNLTFDPPMVMFAANQYPDGRRKDTVLNAEETGWFVWNMATWDLREAVNISAMALGPDEDEFERAGVARTGCELAPGDRVAQSPAHFECRYLSTHRLPGDSPVGTVDVVFGRVEMIHVDDRVITPEGKLDIPAIQPIARMGYYDYTVVRDVFEMRIPGASEDEAAGLEGKA, from the coding sequence ATGCGCTATCGTCCCGGTCACGACACCTGCCCGCTGCCCTTCTCGCCCTTCAAGAGCTGCACCGTCCCGCGCCCCATCGGCTGGCTCTCGACCGTGAGCCGCGACGGCGTGCACAACCTCGCGCCCTACAGCCAGTGGCAGAACCTCACCTTCGATCCCCCGATGGTCATGTTCGCCGCCAACCAGTATCCCGACGGCCGCCGCAAGGACACGGTGCTCAACGCCGAGGAAACCGGCTGGTTCGTCTGGAACATGGCGACCTGGGACCTGCGCGAGGCGGTCAACATCTCGGCCATGGCGCTCGGTCCCGACGAGGACGAATTCGAGCGTGCGGGCGTGGCGCGCACGGGCTGCGAACTGGCTCCCGGTGACCGCGTGGCCCAAAGTCCCGCGCATTTCGAATGCCGTTACCTCTCGACCCATCGCCTTCCCGGCGACAGCCCCGTGGGCACCGTCGACGTGGTGTTCGGCCGGGTCGAGATGATCCACGTGGACGATCGCGTCATCACCCCCGAGGGCAAGCTCGACATTCCCGCGATCCAGCCCATCGCGCGGATGGGCTACTACGACTACACCGTCGTTCGCGACGTGTTCGAGATGCGCATCCCCGGCGCGAGCGAGGACGAGGCCGCGGGGCTCGAGGGCAAGGCCTGA
- a CDS encoding HpcH/HpaI aldolase/citrate lyase family protein, producing MPAPENRFKSALGSGRRLTGCWAALADAYATEVLVTAGFDWILIDGEHAPNDLRSISAQLQVIDGSASSAVVRLPMAEPWLIKQVLDLGAQTLMVPMVESGAAAADLVAAVRYPPTGIRGLGSALARASRFNAVPDYVVTANDQVSLIAQVETRAGLAALDDILAVEGVDCVFIGPADLSADMGHGGDATAPQVRDAIRDALGRIRGAGKAAGSIAFDDATLADYAKWGANVLAVGADLLMLAGTARATAARWKDDG from the coding sequence ATGCCAGCGCCCGAGAACCGTTTCAAATCCGCCCTCGGATCGGGGCGGCGGCTCACCGGTTGCTGGGCCGCGCTCGCCGACGCATACGCTACCGAAGTCCTGGTCACCGCCGGCTTCGACTGGATCCTCATCGACGGCGAACACGCGCCGAACGACCTGCGCAGCATCTCCGCGCAGCTCCAGGTGATCGACGGCTCTGCCAGCTCGGCCGTCGTGCGCCTCCCCATGGCCGAGCCGTGGCTCATCAAGCAGGTGCTCGACCTCGGCGCACAGACCCTGATGGTCCCGATGGTCGAAAGCGGCGCGGCGGCGGCCGACCTCGTGGCGGCGGTGCGCTACCCGCCCACGGGCATCCGCGGCCTCGGCTCGGCGCTGGCCCGCGCGTCGCGGTTCAACGCCGTTCCCGACTACGTGGTCACGGCCAACGACCAGGTGTCGCTCATCGCGCAGGTCGAGACCCGCGCGGGCCTTGCCGCGCTCGATGACATTCTCGCGGTCGAGGGGGTCGATTGCGTGTTCATCGGGCCCGCCGACCTTTCGGCCGACATGGGCCACGGCGGCGACGCCACCGCGCCACAGGTGCGCGACGCGATCCGCGACGCGCTGGGACGCATCCGCGGCGCGGGCAAGGCGGCAGGCTCCATCGCCTTCGACGACGCGACGCTGGCGGATTACGCGAAGTGGGGGGCGAACGTGCTGGCCGTGGGGGCGGACCTCCTGATGCTGGCCGGCACCGCGCGTGCCACCGCGGCGCGCTGGAAGGACGATGGCTGA
- a CDS encoding MFS transporter: protein MQKAAPLFTPVLIAGCVIMLVSFAIRASFGVFQIPIAEEFGWLRAEFSLAIAIQNLAWGIGQPIFGALAERIGDRKAIVLGALTYAAGLVLSSFAMTPEAHQVLEILVGFGIAGTGFGVILAVVGRASSDEHRSMSLAVATAAGSAGQVFGAPVAEYLLGIMSWQMVFMVFAATILATLACLPLMRAPEPTGRAELEETMGALLGRAFRDPSYTLIFLGFFSCGYQLAFITAHFPAFVTEMCGPIVPGGVLHNIGITTTSALGAVSISLIGLANIAGTLTAGYLGKRYSKKYLLAGIYTARTIIAAAFILTPITPATVLLFSVSMGALWLATVPLTSGLIAHIYGLRYMGTLYGIVFFSHQLGSFMGVWLGGWMYDLYGDYTMVWWIGVGVGAFSAVVHLPIRERRTHLAVA, encoded by the coding sequence TTGCAGAAAGCCGCGCCTCTTTTCACCCCGGTTCTGATCGCGGGTTGCGTGATCATGCTGGTCTCGTTCGCGATCCGTGCGAGTTTCGGCGTGTTCCAGATTCCCATCGCCGAGGAGTTCGGCTGGCTCAGGGCGGAGTTCAGCCTTGCCATCGCGATCCAGAACCTCGCCTGGGGAATCGGGCAACCCATCTTCGGCGCGCTGGCCGAGCGGATCGGGGACCGCAAGGCGATCGTGCTGGGCGCGTTGACCTACGCGGCCGGGCTGGTTCTTTCATCTTTCGCGATGACGCCCGAGGCGCACCAGGTCCTGGAGATCCTGGTGGGGTTCGGGATCGCAGGCACGGGTTTCGGCGTGATCCTCGCCGTGGTGGGACGGGCGTCGAGCGACGAACATCGCTCGATGAGCCTCGCCGTCGCGACCGCCGCCGGATCGGCGGGGCAGGTCTTCGGTGCGCCGGTGGCGGAATACCTGCTGGGGATCATGAGCTGGCAGATGGTGTTCATGGTCTTCGCGGCCACGATCCTCGCCACGCTCGCGTGCCTGCCGCTCATGCGGGCGCCCGAGCCGACGGGCCGCGCCGAGCTGGAGGAGACGATGGGCGCGCTTCTCGGGCGCGCGTTTCGCGATCCGTCCTATACGCTCATCTTCCTCGGCTTCTTCTCCTGCGGCTACCAGCTTGCCTTCATCACCGCGCATTTCCCGGCCTTCGTGACCGAGATGTGCGGGCCGATCGTGCCCGGTGGCGTGCTGCACAATATCGGGATCACGACCACATCGGCCCTGGGCGCGGTCTCGATCTCGCTCATCGGGCTTGCCAATATCGCGGGAACGCTGACGGCGGGATACCTGGGCAAGCGGTACTCGAAGAAATACCTCCTTGCGGGCATCTACACCGCGCGCACGATCATCGCCGCGGCGTTCATCCTCACGCCGATCACGCCCGCGACGGTGCTTCTTTTCTCGGTGAGCATGGGGGCGCTCTGGCTGGCCACGGTACCGCTCACCAGCGGGCTGATCGCGCATATCTACGGGCTGCGCTACATGGGCACGCTCTACGGCATCGTCTTTTTCTCGCACCAGCTGGGCAGTTTCATGGGCGTCTGGCTGGGCGGGTGGATGTATGACCTCTACGGCGATTACACGATGGTCTGGTGGATCGGAGTCGGGGTGGGCGCGTTCAGCGCGGTCGTCCACCTGCCGATCCGCGAACGGCGCACGCATCTTGCCGTCGCCTGA